The nucleotide window tgagaggaagctctgGGATGGGTAGAGaagtagtgagaggaagctctgGGATGGGTAGAGAAGTAGTGAGAGGAAGCTATTGGATGGGTAGAGAAGTAGTGAGAGGAAGCTATTGGATGGGTAGAGGAGTAGTGAGAGGAAGCTATTGGATGGGTAGAGGAGTAGTGAGAGGAAGCTATTGGATGGGTAGAGGAGTAGTGAGAGGAAGCTATTGGATGGGTAGAGGAGTAGTGAGAGGAAGCTATTGGATGGGTAGAGGAGTAGTGAGAGGAAGCTATTGGATGGGTAGAGGAGTAGTGAGAGGAAGCTATTGGATGGGTAGAGGAGTAGTGAGAGGAAGCTATTGGAGgagtagtgagaggaagctctgggatgggtagaggagtagtgagaggaagctattggatgggtagaggagtagtgagaggaagctattggatgggtagaggagtagtgagaggaagctattggatgggtagaggagtagtgagaggaagctattggagtagtgagaggaagctctgggatgggtagaggagtagtgagaggaagctctgggatgagtagtgagaggaagctctgGGATGGGTAGAGaagtagtgagaggaagctctgGGATGGGTAGAGAAGTAGTGAGAGGAAGCTATTGGATGGGTAGAGAAGTAGTGAGAGGAAGCTATTGGATGGGTAGAGGAGTAGTGAGAGGAAGCTATTGGATGGGTAGAGGAGTAGTGAGAGGAAGCTATTGGATGGGTAGAGGAGTAGTGAGAGGAAGCTATTGGATGGGTAGAGGAGTAGTGAGAGGAAGCTATTGGATGGGTAGAGGAGTAGTGAGAGGAAGCTATTGGATGGGTAGAGGAGTAGTGAGAGGAAGCTATTGGATGGGTAGAGGAGTAGTGAGAGGAAGCTATTGGAGgagtagtgagaggaagctctgGGATGGGTAGAGGAGTAGTGAGAGGAAGCTATTGGATGGGTAGAGGAGTAGTGAGAGGAAGCTATTGGATGGGTAGAGGAGTAGTGAGAGGAAGCTATTGGAGgagtagtgagaggaagctctgggatgggtagaggagtagtgagaggaagctctgggatgagtagtgagaggaagctctgGGATGGGTAGAGaagtagtgagaggaagctctgGGATGGGTAGAGAAGTAGTGAGAGGAAGCTATTGGATGGGTAGAGaagtagtgagaggaagctctgggatgggtagaggagtagtgagaggaagctctgggatgggtagaggagtagtgagaggaagctattggatgggtagaggagtagtgagaggaagctattggatgggtagaggagtagtgagaggaagctctgGGATTGGTAGAGGAGTAGTGAGAGGAAGCTATTGGATGGGTAGAGAAGTAGTGAGAGGAAGCTATTGGATGGGTAGAGGAGTAGTGAGAGGAAGCTATTGGATGGGTAGAGAAGTAGTGAGAGGAAGCTATTGGATGGGTAGAGAAGTAGTGATTATAATGTTCAGAGTGTAATGAGGCAGGGccggactgggaccagaaatcggCCCTGACATTTCTAACACACCTGCACATTTTTTTCCTTGGTGATCCAATTATTAGTCAGAAAATTCTAATTTTTCACAGAAAACCCAAGTTAGACAGGCCCATTGGGCTAAAAATGGACCAGCACATCTGACATTTGCCTGAAATGCCAGATTGCCAGTCTGCCCCTGGTAGGAGGCCCAAGGGTCTACTTGACATTCACTTTGGTTTTGTGTTTTCCTATTGTTATATTTCTGAGCTGCAGCTAAACCCCATGTACACTATTATGATACAGCTAAGCCCCATGTACACTATTATGATACAGCTAAGCCCCATGTACACTATTATGATACAGCTAAGCCCCATGTACACTAGTATGGGGCATCTAAGCCCAATGTACACTAGTATGGGGCATCTAAGCCCAATGTACACTAGTATGGGGCATCTAAGCCCAATGTACACTAGTATGGGGCATCTAAGCCCAATGTACActattatttttactattatctCCTCATCTCACTCCTTGGTAATTCAGTAGACTTATCACACCCAAATAAGTCATCTTTATGGTAACCAGAGactgtggaggggttagggtgtagagttAAGGGTTGGGGATTCggaaaggggggggggagtgGAGAAACTGGAATCTAGCCatccaccacaggaggttggtggcaccttaactggggaggaCAGGCACGTGGTAACGGCTGGAGAGGAATGGTATCAAATGGATGCTATTCCATTGGCTCCGTTCCAggtattattatgagccgtcctcccctcagcagcctccactgccgtCCACCCTCTTATTTCTTCCTGTGTTAACAGTCGGATTCTCTTGTTATAATGTCAGGGGGAGACATGGTACACAATAACTGTGGTTGAGTTCTCTGACTCAAGACATCCCACTGTTTCTATCTATAGAGAACAATAGTCTATCTCCAAAATACCAAGGCGCTGAACTCAGGAGTGTATTATTACCAGTGACAATCATTTTCTAAAACAATTATTATAACGTCTTGgcaaacctctctgtctctgtggtcCCTACCAGGCCTCTACCAGAAGATGGAGACATGGAGGACAGGGGGCTCACTGACAACACGACAAGTAAGTAGAGCAAAAGTTTATTTTCTCCAGTCCAACAATTCAAACATTTCTGCCAGTAAAATGTGCATAGTGAtaaactgtcctctcctctcctttcctaacCTTTCCTCttgtttcctttcctctcctttcctcccctcttgtttcctctcctttcctttcctcttttcttccccccctcttatctcctcttgtctcatctcctcatctcctctccccccactcctcccctcctctcttcacctctcctccctcctctcttctcctctcctctcctcccccctcaccTCCTTTCTTCACCCTCGCCgccccttctgtctcctctactaGCTCCCCCTAACACCCTGAATGTTGCTGTTTGGGGTGAGTCGTCGGCCCTGCATAAGCGCCGTACGCTGGTAGCTCCAGACATGAACATGTCATTGGACCAGAGCGAAGGTTCCGTCCTGTCAGATGACTTCTTAGGTAACCCTGACGACCTGGATGTCAACGTGGACGACATGGACACGCCCGACGACAACGACTCCTTGGAGTTTATCACCAACGGCAACGACCTGGAGTGGGAAGGTCAGACAGGGGTCACATGGTCTGTGGGGGAAGGGAACAAGACGTGAAGTATAACTAGGATATACAATATACACAATTAGCACATCATTTTGAGATAAAGCAAGACAAGTGAGTAACTTTCAATTTTATGTtctctgatgaaactaagatgcAAGTATATTGAGAGGATGACCAGCATCCACACCTCGTGGTTTTCAGACGACACTCCTATAGTGAGTTCCAAGGGTCTGCCTGGAggccagacagaggaggaggaggaggcaggcagaCTGTGGAGGACAGTGATCATAGGAGATCAGGAACAGAGGATAGACATGGCTGTCATCAGACCATACCTGAGGGTGGTCACACATGGAGGTTGGTGTCAGGGGATGGAGGTTAGGTTGGGGGGGGGTGACGAtgacaatatgtgtgtgtgtgtgttccgaaTCGAGTAAATGATTccgcctctcactctctctctctctctctcaggttactACGGTGAGGGTCTGAATGCCATCATAGTGTTTGCGGCGTGTTACCTGCCAGAGAGCAGCTGTGAGGACTACACTTACATCATGGAGAACCTCTTCCTGTAAGAACCCACACcacgttgtgttgtgtgtgttttccctCGGGAATGTGTATTTAATAtgagttgtgtgtatattttCCCCCACACACATTATTGAATTATGACTATAACacatttcatacaattatatggtttcagggtAGCATACTTTAGTCATTATCTTAAACATACACATTATTCTATCAGTTTTCCCTCAGTAATGTGTATTTAATATGAGTTGTGTGTCTGTTTTCCCTCAGGAATGTGTGTTTAATATGAGTTGTGTGTATGTTTTCTCTCAGGAATGTGTATTTAATATGATTTGTGTGTTTTTTCCCTCAGGAATGTGTATTTAATATGAGTTGTGTATGTGTTTTCCCTCAAATGCGCATTTACTAATTCAGGGTGGAATACTTTAGTCATTATCTTAAAAATACAAATGATTCTATTAGTTTTCCCTCAGTAATGTGTATTTAATATGAGTTGTGTATGTTTTCCCTCAGTAATGTGTATTTAATATGActtgtgtgtttgttttctcgTCAGCTATGTGATCAGTAGCCTGGAGTTGTTAGTGGCTGAGGACTACATGATTATCTATCTGAACGGAGCTACGCCTCGCAGGAGGATGCCTGGTATCAGCTGGCTAAAGAGGTGCTACCACACCATCAACAGGAGGTAAATTACAATTTACGGAATGGACCTTTAAATGTTGTGTCAGGTTAATTGTGTTTATGGTGTGTTTATTATTGTGTAATGTCATGATTATAATGTGCTTATAGATGTGTAATGTCCTGATTATAATGTGCTTATAGATGTGTAACCTATGCTGTATGAACATACAGTTAATGTAAATGGTATTTTAATGTCCTCTGCAGGTTGAAGAAGAATCTGAAGTGGCTGGTCATTGCTCACCCATCCTGGTTCATCCGTACAATCCTGGCCATCTCCAGACCCTTCATCAGGTAAGACccctcattatcatcatcatcactgcaccTGGGGAGGGCATGGGAGCCGGGAGGAGCAGCCTCAGGTTTCAGAGAGAGGAGCAGCctcaggactcagagagaggagcctCAGGACTCAGAGGGGCAGCCTCAGGACTCAGAGGAGCAGCCTCAGGACTCAGTGGGAGGAGCAACCTCGAGACTCAGACGGAGGGCatgggagcagggaggagggaggtgcaGTTTCGGGACTCAGACGGAGAAGCAGCCTCAGGACTAAGTGGGAGTAGCAGCCttaggactcagagagaggagcagcctcaggactcagagagaggagcagcctcaggactcagagagaggagcagcctcaggactcagagagaggagcagcctcaggactcagagagaggagcagcCTCAGGACTCAGAGAGGAGCAGCctcaggactcagagagaggagcagcCTCAGGATTAAGTGGGAGTAGCAGCctcaggactcagagagaggagcagcCTCAGGACTCAGTGGGAGTAGCAGCctcaggactcagagagaggagcagcCTCAGGACTCAGGAGGAGCAGCCTCAGGACTCAGGAGGAGCAGCCTCAGGAATCTAAAGAAACATTAGAGAAAACAATGTTAAAGTGGTTCTAATTTGACATAACTGGTATCGCATTTGACCCAATTATGCAAGATTTTAGTTCTAGCTTCCGAGATGAATGTGATTCAGACTATAaaaatctctcttcctctctccatccatctgtctctctctgctgcagtgtGAAGTTCCTGGATAAGATCCGCTATGTTCACACATTGGATGAGTTGAGCCAGCTGATTCCTATGGACCACATACAGATCCCAGAATGTGTCCTGCAGTAAGTCCCCATTGCCACCAGGGGTCACCGATGAGGCACCTTGTTTAGCCTGCTCACCTTACAGGAGACGCAGCTAAGCTATGGAGTGTGTGCTATGTATATCACAGgaagttggtggcaccttaatttgggaggacgggctcgtggtaatggctagagtggaatcagtggaatgataTCAAATGCATCAATTCCAGTTGCACCATTGCAGACGTTATTATGAGTGATCCAcccatcagcagcctcctgtTATGTATATGTACAGAATGAGTACATGTATGTGGGTCTATATGGCTGTGTTTAGGCAGGCAGCCTTATTCCACTAATCAGATCAGTATCTTTTGCCAgtaattgggcaaaagatcagaatagGGCTGCCTGAGTAAAAGCAACATAAGAGAGCTTTGAATATAAGGGTCTAAATCAGTGATCCCTCTCATAATCAGGTTGCAAAGATGGTTAGCTGCCAGGAATATAAAATTAAACTAGTTTTTTCTgaggtaaaaaacaacaacattacaCTCACACTAGTTGTATTTATTTCCAGATGTGATGACCAGAAGATGATNNNNNNNNNNNNNNNNNNNNNNNNNNNNNNNNNNNNNNNNNNNNNNNNNNNNNNNNNNNNNNNNNNNNNNNNNNNNNNNNNNNNNNNNNNNNNNNNNNNNNNNNNNNNNNNNNNNNNNNNNNNNNNNNNNNNNNNNNNNNNNNNNNNNNNNNNNNNNNNNNNNNNNNNNNNNNNNNNNNNNNNNNNNNNNNNNNNNNNNNNNNNNNNNNNNNNNNNNNNNNNNNNNNNNNNNNNNNNNNNNNNNNNNNNNNNNNNNNNNNNNNNNNNNNNNNNNNNNNNNNNNNNNNNNNNNNNNNNNNNNNNNNNNNNNNNNNNNNNNNNNNNNNNNNNNNNNNNNNNNNNNNNNNNNNNNNNNNNNNNNNNNNNNNNNNNNNNNNNNNNNNNNNNNNNNNNNNNNNNNNNNNNNNNNNNNNNNNNNNNNNNNNNNNNNNNNNNNNNNNNNNNNNNNNNNNNNNNNNNNNNNNNNNNNNNNNNNNNNNNNNNNNNNNNNNNNNNNNNNNGAAAGGTAACAGAGACATATTTTATGTGGTAAAAGCGTAAATACACGACATGatcaaaaagtatgtggacacctgctcgtcaaacatctcattctgaaatcatgggcattaatatggagttgg belongs to Oncorhynchus gorbuscha isolate QuinsamMale2020 ecotype Even-year linkage group LG22, OgorEven_v1.0, whole genome shotgun sequence and includes:
- the LOC124009308 gene encoding caytaxin-like, yielding MGTAEVMTEVTARMDSMEVKDEWQDEDFPRPLPEDGDMEDRGLTDNTTTPPNTLNVAVWGESSALHKRRTLVAPDMNMSLDQSEGSVLSDDFLGNPDDLDVNVDDMDTPDDNDSLEFITNGNDLEWEDDTPIVSSKGLPGGQTEEEEEAGRLWRTVIIGDQEQRIDMAVIRPYLRVVTHGGYYGEGLNAIIVFAACYLPESSCEDYTYIMENLFLYVISSLELLVAEDYMIIYLNGATPRRRMPGISWLKRCYHTINRRLKKNLKWLVIAHPSWFIRTILAISRPFISVKFLDKIRYVHTLDELSQLIPMDHIQIPECVLQ